ATtgattgtgagcaccatgtgtgtTGGGCCTCGAACCAGgggtctctgaaagagcaggaggTGCTGTTAAACACTAACTCATCTCCCCACAACCTCTGTCTTtagttttacttcttcatttacttttgttatgtgttctttggtctgtttctcttttctcatttcaagccTTTCCTTGTTATGGCGTACCATATCATAGGAACAATTTAGTCCTGGCAATCGCAGGAACATCTCTAATGCATTCTGAGCACTTGATCATGTGATTAACCCACGCTGCTATGCTTTCTTCTCACACGACCTCCTCCACATTCCTAGGAGCCTCCTCTTATGTTGaggacctcctcctgctcccaagttccacatatgagagaagaaaagtgacacATTTGAAGGACTGGCTTTTCCCATGTAGAGCGATCTTCTCTGGTGACAACCATGTTCTTGAGAGCACCACAGTTTCATCCTTCTCTGTGGCCGTCCTTCTGTATGACTGTGGCACTCTTGCCCTTAATTCTGTTTCAATGTTGTGTTGTCAGGCTAAATGCGTAGAGCTATCCTTGCAAGGATCCTTGGGAGCATATTTTAACCGTGAAGTATGGCCTGACTTATGTGAATTTGGTGAAAAGTATTAAGCAGTATTATTAAGGActttacatctatgttcatcatggaaatagcctctatttttcttcattgtgttttcctGGTTTGGGCATGAATGAGTTTGGAACTACTAAGGacctttctattttatggagtattgaggaacactgacatttgttttcaagagaTTGGGAGGATTCATCAGTAggtttgcctgctcctgggcttTCCTATGCAGATTCCTTCCTCATAAATATTTCAATCTTGTTCTTCATCATGTCTTCTTACTTGAATTTATATCAAGAAGTTTCTCAATTCCATCCACATTTTCCAGTCCATGAGAAGGACTCTCAGGGTTttcaaaaacagatttctttgggaGATGGGTTAGCCTGGAGAAACAGCCCAGTAGTTAGGAACATGGACTCTTCTCGCAGAAGACCAGGTCTGCCTCACAGCAATCCCATGACAACATAACTTCTTGAAGTGCCGCACCTAGGGGATCTTTTGCCGTCTTATGCCTTTCCAgttcatagaaagaaaattaatcaaaatacatatcactttttaaaattatatatagtacatgtgagTATACATTAAGAGACCTCAAATGTGTGTTTgtagtatacatgtgtgtgtgtgtgtgtgtgtctgtgtttgccctTGCGATCGTCCACACATTTGTTTGGAtgccctcagagggcagaggtataggatctcctagaactggaggcAGCGATCCACCTGACCAGGGTCctgagaaccaaacacaggtcctctgccagaatagtaaaccttctgacctcctgagccatctccgcaCCTAGACACTCTCTGTTTTCAGGGTGTCTGTTGTCTCCTCAACTTCTCATGCATATGATTTTATTAGTATCTTGTCTCTCAATGAGTGTTCAGCTCAAGTAAGAGGATGATTCTCCTTCCCAATCAGTGGCTCGTAGCTTCTGcgaccctttgttttcttctctcagtttctgggtGAATCCGGCCAACCTGACCTGTGTTATGTTCTGCTGTCCACTGCTTTGGAAggtacttccttcccttcctgagcaCTACGTAGCTGGTTAGGTTGCCTGAAATATCtgtgactctttttctctttggaatgtaGGAATTCATAGTGATAAACATTCTCATTGGTGTGATTTAAACTGTTTGTTTAAAGTTCCCGTTGTGTTTCAGCGAGAACCTGGCCatggaggaggtcagagagacCCTCTACTGTGACAAGGAGACATTTAGCAGTATCTATCAAATGCTGACAACTCTGGGACGAGGAACTTTTGCCACAATCAAACTGGCCTTTCACATGCCCACTGTCAGCTACGTGGCTGTGAAGATTCTGGCAAATGTGAATGGGGACTGCGCCCCGAACCACAATGAGGTTGATATAATGAGATCCCTCGTTCATCCGCATATAATCAGGTTCCTTCGGGAGGTGCAGACACGGGACATGACTTATCTCATAATGGATTACGCCTCCAAAGGGGACCTCTTGCGTCAGATTCGCAAACCGGGAGGCTTACAGGAGTGCGAGGCTCGAAGGCTGTTTGGACAGGTAGTACAGGCAGTGAAGTACTGCCACGACAACTGTATCGTCCACAGGGACATTAAGGCAAATAACATCTTGATCGACGCCTCTGGAAATGCCAAGCTCTGTGATTTTGGCCTGGCAGTCAGAGTTGTCCCTGGGACAAAACTAAAGACTTTCTGCGGCACTCTGGCCTACTGTGCCCCGGAACTGTTCGGAGTGGAGCCATACGATGGCTATGCCAGCGATGTTTGGAACTTAGGCGTGCTCCTCTACTACATGGTGGCCAGGCACCTTCCGTTCCAAGCGAGCTCTTCTATGGGGTTGAAGCAGCAAATTTTGGCTGCAAACTTCAGCGTTCCTCATCATGTCCCACTTGATATTTTCAACGTAATCGTGGAAATCTTCATGATCGGCCCCAACAGGAGGCCCACCATCAGTCAAATCCTGACGCGCCCCATGATCAGGAACAGCCAGGCACGGGCATCCATCCAGAGTCTCCCAGGCACCCTGAGCCCTAGCATTGTCGGCACCATGGCAGGTGAAGAAATAATTGAGTGTCTAGAAGTCCAAAAATTTGATCAGGCGATGGCCACATACCTGAGTCTGCAACACCAGGCACCCGGGGGAGACTGCTGCCATCACCAGGTGAAACCCACAACACCCATGGAGCCAGGCCTTGCCCACCTATCCCACCTGCGCTGTCCTGTGGCTGATTCCCTCATTAGCAGCAGCCCGGACAGCAGCAAGAGTTTCTCTCCATCGAAGATCGGGTTGTGTGGCAGCCTGACGGCGAGGGcccagacatcctgctctctgtacCACCTTCATGGGGCAGACCACAATGAGGCTGCAAatgatgcagagaaactctgcagCTCGCTGGGGACGACTCTGCGTGTAACCCCCAAAGGCTCCTCCCTTGGGGACACACTGCTGACCACCAGACAGGAAGAGGCCATCAGCCATGGTCAGCCCCAGGATGCCGGGCCAGCTTCCTCCCAAAACCAGAGGCGTCACCGCTGGAAGAGGGTCAAGAAAACCCTTGTCAATGGCTTCCGACACCTATgttgctgcctgcctcctgcagagAGTAACCATGCCTCCCGTGAGAACCAGGCTCCACAGTCAGGGGATCCTAGAGGCACCCACAGAACCAGGTGAGCACCTTTCTCACTTCATCTGATTTGTacttttcctcctgtcctttgtGATAAATGATGCCTGTGTCCACTATGGCACACTGTGAGCATAACAATCTGTCCCTTCAGAAAGACCAGGTGTCCCCTGAAGTGTGACCTCAGGCTTGTTGAGCAACAGGGGGACAGCAGAGATGCTGAGccaagcagggagaggtgggggcaaGGCCAAAGGAGGCAAAGATTCCTTGGAGGAACATGTCGGGTACTTGGGCGCTGCTGGGCAGTGCACTAAGTCTTGTGTGTTTTGAAGTCACTAAGAgtctccttcctgtgcctttctctctgaagccccGAAGAGGTCGAGccccagctccatggcttctgagcCACGGGTTGGGGATCGGTCTGGATGAGATTCAGACAGCCACTCTGGGGACCCATGCCAGATGCCCAGGACACCATCTGGCCACAGGCCCCTCCTGCAGAGGAAGAGCTGTCCACTCCAGAGAACATCTATCTCTCCAGGTAAAATCCCAGGCAGGAAGGGTAGGCTTCCCACAGGGTCTAGCTCAGTGTGGAGGACTGAGGTGCAAAGGTGCCCTAGGCTGTCTTGTGGAACAATagtgccttgccctctccccaTGCCTGCGGGAACATCAGAAGTGGTGCTCTGGGTAGTGACTGACCTTTGCCCCATTTCTTGGCAGAGAACACGGTCTTCTCCATAGGGTGAGACTTCTCTCCCCCAAGGAGAGTATTCCTAGTCAGCCTGGCCTAAGTTGGGTTGCCAGGTTGAGAATGTGTCCTGCAAGCAGCCCTGTAGGACCGACTCCTCTAGAGGGTAGGCTCCCGCAAGAACCTTTAGCAGGAATCCCCACAAGTAATTCCAGCAGGTTCCATTGCTTGAGTCCTCAGACCCAAAGCTTGGGAAAATCTGAGCTGGGGAGTGAGTGACCCCAGGGCAGCAGAGTCCCCCTCTCCACCAATTCTGCCTTCCAGCTactcacctcctgcctctgcctgcttgttCCTTCAAGGCCACCATTCTCATCAGTGACAACTAGCTCCTGCACTTAACACCATGTGCCACACCCTGAGGGACTGGTAGGTGTCAGAGTTAAACCTGAAAACCTAATGAGGGGTCAGCATcctgctgtgcctcctgcctccaacttgcCTGAGTCTGCCTGAATCTGCACTGGCCAGTGAAATTCTTTAAGAAGGCTTCTGTTTTTCCCAGCCTTTTAAAGGTGAGCAggcttttccacttcttttggaggtgggtggggtgtgCTTCCGGGAAGCTGCCTCATCCATGCCACAGTCACATTGGTAAAATCTCATCTCGTGGTCTTTCTGCCTAGACCTTGCCAAACTGTGACAGCAAGAGACCCAGAGAAGACTGTGCGACTGGTGTggtggtccatctctccagctgtcttcCTCATTAGAACCATCCTGGGTATCTTCTATATTCAAGAATGTGTCCCAGCATTCAGCGCAGGTCGTTGTGATGGCGGATACCCCGGCCTCTGGTGTCACTCTGTTCTCCTGCCCCCCCAAATTTTATGGCGATATCTCCAGACTCGGATCCCCCTCGTTTCTCCTTGGAGCGCTGCGGTTTCAAGATACAGAAGTGTGGCTTATCCGAGCCCCTCCAGACTTTGCCCCACAGTGGTGAGTGGTCACTCTCACCCCACCCACTGGGagtatccccccccccacacacactggaaactgaacccacccCACACTGTGAACCTAGAACTGTAGACAGCATTTCTAATAACTCGGGGAATCAGCCACATTCTGTCCAACCCAGGCTGGTTTCTTAAGTCCCAGCATCGtctagcctcagtttcttgagtCTGGAACTACAAGTGGGTGtcacatgttcttttgttttggagaatcatttttaatttgtttgtttgtttgtttctttttcatgacagggtttctctgtagctttggagtctgtcctgctgtcctggaactagctcttttagaccaggctggccctgaaatcacctgcctcccgagtgctagcacTGAAGGCGAGcacagccaccactgcctggctttgttttggagaATCTTACCATCCTATGCAGCAATTAAACTcggatctttctgcttctacctcccaatggCAGCTACCGAGCCCAATATTATACAATGCTGGTGATGAAATCCAGGGCCCATTCATACTAGGCACAAACTCCATATCTGAGCCTCGTCCCTCGCTCGCCTGCCTTAAACATTACTTAGCCATTAACGATGGGGATTAgatttaatgtcagcactcaggagactgaggcatggaAATGGTAGGCTTCGCGGCCAGCATGAGATAGGGAATACCAAGCTAGCATCACACACAGAgggtctgtctcaagaaacagtcAGGAGCCGGGTAAAGCCAGGTCGTGATGgtgcagcacatgggaggcaagggcgggtggatctccgagttccctcccagcctggtctacagagtgagttccaggacagccagggctacacagagaagccctgttttgaaaagcaaatattaaaaaacgaagcaagcaagccaggaacGGTGGCACGTGTCTGTTTTCAGTACCTGGGAGGTGATGCATGCTGATCAGGAGTTCTAGGCCTCACCCAAGCCCCACACAACAGAAGTTAGTTGAGACCAAACTCAGTGTTTAGCACCCTAGCCTAGAAAAGCTGCTTCTAGCCCCGGCCTCCCGCTTTGCAAAGGATCtagccagcctctgctttctccctttctttcctcagccGCAATGGGTGGCATGTGCCCCTCTCTGGCTCTAAGACTGTTAAGGGCAAACTGGATGGCAAGAGGTGGTGATGCAGGGTCCTTACTGGCAGCCCTCAAGCTGGAGAAGCCACCTTGCTGGCATCGTcaagagaggtgggaggaagactcACTTGCCTTTTGTAGAGTTCTTCAACCCTGTCCTTGTCTGTTCCCCCTCACTGCCGACTGTCGGTACCTTGTACTCATGGTCGTCTATTTTCTTTGCAAAAGCATATGACTCTTAAACCCCACAGTGTCATATCTATTGGTTCCTTCTAACgaagaatcctttctttttctctcctcttgtttgGACTCCGGTTTACTGTATGTAGTCCCGGCTGCCAAGGACCGTCgatcctcctgccctcagccAACTGAGTGTAGGTGGTATAGGTATGTAACTTGTCTCAGTGTATTTtagaagttttactttttaaatcatctaTGTAGGGATGGATATCCTTCATattttaatccttctgcctctgcgtacaaatgtagggattacaggaattccacaccaagcctggttttttggttctgaaaaccaaacccatgTTTCTGCTTGGTGAGGAAGAGTTACCCTAACTGAGTCACACCTAGAACTCaggcaggctagcctcagactaggtatttctctctgtagctgagaaATACCTCCTGATGGAACTGAAGATCTTACACATTGaccctgatttctctctcccctctctttctctctctctctctctctctctctctctctctctctctctctctctctctccctctctctctctgtctctcttttagcctttctAGATGACCTGTTTTTCTGACGGAGAGTCTTTAGAAGTTGCACACACAAGGGGTGTAGCTGGACGCCACTCTTCTTCTGAAGCTAGTGAGCTGTGTTctttgtgggggaggaagagcaggctgtcCCAGTCATGTATCATCTCAGAGTCCCCAGACTCTCCCCTGTGTATCCAGGCAGCGTTGAAGGTATGTTCTGACCAGAAGCCCTCGAGTCGCCCGCAACTAACTCCCTATGCACCTGCGTGAAACAAAATGGAAGTCACCAGCCCTAACCAGCCCATGTCCCGACCTCAGGCTGATTAAACTAGGAAGATGGAGCCTCACCCCCACTGCTTGAAGGTTTAGTCACCTCACCCCTTGGGGCAATCTCCTATCCCTCACATTTAGACAGTTCTAGGGAGTTTGTGGATTTGTCTTAAAACTAGATGATAGAGCTAGGGTGaaggtgtatgcctataatcccaggactctagagGTTTAGTCTAGTGACtagccataaattcaaggccagcctggcctccatgagGAACAGTAGGCTAGGCTTTGGTGGCTCTCTGtctaaaacacagaaagtgaACAAAGGACTAATGCTCACTGTGCCTAGCATACACActggctctgggcctggcttctttAGCATAAAATGAAACCAGGTGGAGCATGCCGTGAATCCCGGTATTGGGGGGAAGACACAAGAGGATCAGAGAGTCAAGGCCTTCTTCCAACACAGAAAGTTGGAGGCCCGTCTAGAAGGAATGCCActctttttgaaaaaccaaaagcaccTACCCCCAAATCTTAATGCCCCAATCTGAGAAAACAGTGACATAGCAGCCCATTCCAACCACGTATTCCTTGTGAATCAAAAGATCTttctgacagagagaagaaatttggCATCCAGATGTGCAGGGCTATTTCCTGTGACTCACATCTGGAATTGTCCTGAGCCAATTGAGTTCATCCTTGTGCACAGCACTGAGGAGCTGTTGGGTAAGTACTCCCTGCTGGCCCTGTGGGAGGCACTGACAGGAAGGTTTGGGGAACATGGAGATCCCCACCTGTGCcaatgagaaaggcaggaaggctgctggcCCTGCCACACATCAGAAACTCTGATGTTGTGCTGCCCCCTTGTGACACTTCTGTACCAGTTCCGTGTTAGTGAGCCTGGTTTCCTGGGGtccctgcttcaattcctgccacaAATTGGGGTGACTGGGTGTGCTCAGAGGTGGGGTCGGGGGAAGCTTCCACTGCTCTGTACCCATCTGACGTGATTCTATCCTTCTTTACTTCATTCCATTTCTACAGTAtcctaataaaagaacaaaatagctgTCATAGATGTTCTGTCCAGGGGTTGTCCCTGAAGAAATTTCGTAAACTACATTGCTGCTTCTTCCTGGCCCCGCTATCTATAAAGAGAAACGATTGTCACTAAGCAAGAGTGTGAAATCGACTCCCTGGGTGAGATTCAGAAGCACAAGAAGCCTGACAATGACTGTCTGTCTGTACGCTGTCTAGTTACCTTGtttggtatgtgttcatgtgcagaaTCCAAGGAAAAGGACCGGCAGGCTTGCTGAAGCTGGCCACCCCGGcacctggagatggagacaggtgaatctccgtttttgttctgttgttgtgatttttttgttttggagacagggtttttctgtttggcccttcctctctagaccaggctggccttgaactcacagagatgtgccagcttctgactcctgaatgccaggattgtgggtgtgtgccacctttgAGGCAGATGCATTTCCACGTCAGTGGCCTTGAGAAAGCCTGTGTTAAAACACAATGTGCCTGGCACTCGAAAGTGACATCTGACACCGAAcacctgtgctacacacacataccttgagcttgcaagtgtgtgtgtctacgGACACCGCTGCACACGTACACAGTGTAAGCAtatagtgtgtgagtgcatctgcacacacttaaGTCAAAATAGTGTAAGGAAacacaaggtcagcctggggcgctgtggacctttagtcccagcagttgggaggcagaggcaggcagatctccgtgacgtcagcttgatctacaactGCAGAACTTGCTGTCCCAGGAATCCTGGGCTACCCACAGAAGTCggtctataaaaaaaacaaacaaggtgaagggaaaagaggaagaagtacaAAGTTAGTTGAAGAAGCAGGTAGAAGATCTGacctcctctgcaggagcatcctGCTGGCCAGACCTAGGAGAACGAGACAGGACACTGCTGCTGAGAACACTGGGTGGTCCTCTCTGGATGCTAGATGGTTTGCAGAGCCCAGCAAGCCAAGCGCTGGGGTATCTTATTACTGCTGGGTAGAATTGAGTTGGTGGGCTGACAAGGTGATCCCAGCTTTGTTAGCACTGTGGGTCACCTGGATGTCTCACCTCTCTGCAGCACGGGACTAGACGCCTCTCAGAAGCCAAGACCCTGCactagggagaaaagaaggccacCTTGATCGATTCTACTGGAGCTAACCCCTGCTTCTTCCCCAATCATGGCAATATATGTTTCTATGttggaaataaaatgacattGTTAAATGATCTAGCTTTTGGTTGTTTGGATACAGGGCCTGttgtctgagaaatcacatctctaacacacaggaagcagagagggagagttaTCTGTAAGTAAAGAGGGCAAGGCTTTAAGTTCtctaagcccacccacagtgacatacttcccctAAGAGGCTCCTGTGCCACAAGTTCCATAATCTCCCGAAACCTCACCACCAATTGGAGACCGAGCACTTACATTCATGAATTTATAGAAGACATTTCGCTTTCAAACTACCATGCCCACTGAGCTAATCCACAGGCCCCAGGGTAATCTTTAGTTCCAAGTCACCCTTTGCTACAAaattaagtctcaaaaaaaaaatccgaaaGGAAGGCTGGACATAGGGGTGCATccatttattcccagcattcaggaggcagtgtCAGATAGCTCTCTTGAGTGCGAGGTCTACAtagtctccaaaataaataaataaataaagatggctgTTACTGCCTGTAaattgaaaagagagagattt
The Microtus pennsylvanicus isolate mMicPen1 chromosome 2, mMicPen1.hap1, whole genome shotgun sequence DNA segment above includes these coding regions:
- the LOC142843392 gene encoding sperm motility kinase 2B-like, yielding MEEVRETLYCDKETFSSIYQMLTTLGRGTFATIKLAFHMPTVSYVAVKILANVNGDCAPNHNEVDIMRSLVHPHIIRFLREVQTRDMTYLIMDYASKGDLLRQIRKPGGLQECEARRLFGQVVQAVKYCHDNCIVHRDIKANNILIDASGNAKLCDFGLAVRVVPGTKLKTFCGTLAYCAPELFGVEPYDGYASDVWNLGVLLYYMVARHLPFQASSSMGLKQQILAANFSVPHHVPLDIFNVIVEIFMIGPNRRPTISQILTRPMIRNSQARASIQSLPGTLSPSIVGTMAGEEIIECLEVQKFDQAMATYLSLQHQAPGGDCCHHQVKPTTPMEPGLAHLSHLRCPVADSLISSSPDSSKSFSPSKIGLCGSLTARAQTSCSLYHLHGADHNEAANDAEKLCSSLGTTLRVTPKGSSLGDTLLTTRQEEAISHGQPQDAGPASSQNQRRHRWKRVKKTLVNGFRHLCCCLPPAESNHASRENQAPQSGDPRGTHRTSPEEVEPQLHGF